A genomic region of Ignavibacteria bacterium contains the following coding sequences:
- a CDS encoding Rieske 2Fe-2S domain-containing protein, which translates to MAEKDSFVKICKVSDLPEGRGVRIEIEDFDLAIFKINNEVFVISNICPHNHTAQMFNGYLNEYAVSCPIHGWIFDLRNGKTLSNNSNIKTYETKIEDDYLFVKLPKSFFKW; encoded by the coding sequence AGCTTCGTTAAAATTTGTAAAGTTTCCGATTTACCTGAAGGGAGAGGCGTTAGAATTGAAATTGAGGATTTTGATTTAGCCATATTTAAAATTAATAACGAAGTTTTTGTCATAAGCAATATTTGCCCACACAATCATACTGCTCAGATGTTCAATGGTTATTTAAATGAATATGCAGTTTCCTGTCCAATTCACGGTTGGATTTTTGATTTGCGAAATGGTAAAACATTAAGCAACAACAGCAACATAAAAACTTACGAAACAAAGATTGAAGATGATTACTTGTTTGTGAAACTCCCAAAATCTTTCTTTAAGTGGTAG
- the trxB gene encoding thioredoxin-disulfide reductase, producing the protein MSQNHRKVIIIGSGPAGFTAAIYTARANLSPLVFEGNQPGGQLTITTEVENFPGFENGIMGPELMDIMRKQAKRFGAEMLFKYVDKVDFSSRPFKIYSGKDEYTADAVIIATGASAKFLGIPSEQEYMGYGVSACATCDGFFFKDQDVIVVGGGDSAMEEATYLTKFARKVIIVHRRDQFRASAIMLERAKKNPKIEFRTNEVIEEILGTNENGRKFVTGVKLRNVKTNEITELPINGVFLAIGHKPNTEIFKDYLELDEAGYIKVKPGTTYTNIEGVFAAGDVTDKVYRQAVTAAGMGCMAAIDAGRWLEEHESH; encoded by the coding sequence ATGAGTCAAAATCACAGAAAAGTTATAATTATAGGTTCAGGACCAGCAGGATTTACGGCTGCAATTTATACTGCAAGAGCAAATTTATCCCCACTTGTGTTTGAAGGTAATCAGCCAGGCGGACAATTGACTATAACAACAGAAGTTGAAAATTTCCCCGGTTTTGAAAATGGAATTATGGGACCAGAATTAATGGACATAATGAGAAAGCAGGCAAAACGTTTTGGTGCTGAAATGCTTTTCAAGTATGTTGATAAAGTCGATTTTTCATCAAGGCCATTTAAGATTTACTCAGGTAAAGATGAATACACAGCTGATGCAGTAATTATTGCAACAGGTGCATCTGCAAAATTTTTAGGAATTCCATCTGAACAAGAATATATGGGTTATGGAGTTTCAGCCTGTGCAACTTGCGATGGTTTCTTCTTCAAAGATCAAGATGTGATAGTAGTAGGTGGTGGTGATTCAGCAATGGAAGAGGCAACGTATCTCACGAAGTTCGCTCGAAAAGTTATTATTGTTCATCGTCGTGATCAGTTTAGAGCTTCTGCAATTATGTTAGAACGGGCAAAGAAAAATCCTAAGATTGAATTTAGAACGAATGAAGTGATTGAAGAGATTCTCGGAACAAATGAAAACGGAAGAAAATTTGTGACCGGTGTAAAGCTAAGAAATGTTAAGACAAATGAAATTACAGAACTCCCAATTAATGGAGTATTTTTAGCAATTGGTCATAAACCAAATACTGAAATTTTCAAAGATTATCTTGAACTCGATGAAGCTGGTTACATCAAAGTAAAGCCCGGAACAACATACACAAATATTGAAGGTGTATTTGCTGCCGGTGATGTAACAGATAAAGTATATCGACAAGCAGTTACTGCAGCAGGTATGGGTTGTATGGCTGCAATTGATGCTGGAAGATGGTTAGAAGAACACGAAAGTCATTAA
- the queG gene encoding tRNA epoxyqueuosine(34) reductase QueG: MNKSEFTNLVRKRILEIGFDLVGFARADELKEEGEKLRKWLELGYQADMNWISKSFEKRINPQKILPEVKSIISVGLNYYQKNQFQKLPEGAGKISRYAWGRDYHKVIEKKFKLVKKLLEEIQPESKNIFYVDYGPTMDKVWAIKSGLGWLGKHTNVINTQIGSWFFIGTILTTIEFEPDDQITDMCGDCRICIDACPTQAIVDDYVLDSRKCISYHTIENSGEIPLELTGKFENYVFGCDICQEVCPWNLKLQIETNEIEFASNTIEFIEKDELKILDEKNFKEKFKGKPVLRAGLKNLKRNFEFINQMKERSKV, translated from the coding sequence ATGAATAAGTCTGAATTCACCAATCTTGTGCGAAAAAGAATTTTAGAAATTGGCTTTGATCTTGTTGGATTTGCCCGTGCTGATGAATTAAAAGAAGAAGGTGAAAAACTAAGAAAGTGGCTTGAACTTGGTTATCAAGCTGATATGAATTGGATTTCAAAGTCATTTGAGAAAAGAATTAATCCCCAAAAGATTTTACCCGAAGTTAAATCTATTATTTCAGTTGGATTAAATTACTATCAAAAAAATCAATTCCAGAAATTACCTGAAGGTGCAGGAAAAATTTCAAGATATGCCTGGGGGCGAGATTATCATAAAGTAATTGAGAAAAAATTTAAATTGGTGAAGAAACTTTTAGAAGAAATTCAACCTGAATCAAAAAATATTTTTTATGTTGATTATGGTCCAACTATGGATAAAGTCTGGGCAATCAAATCTGGATTAGGATGGTTGGGGAAACATACGAATGTTATCAATACTCAAATTGGTTCGTGGTTTTTCATCGGAACAATTTTAACGACAATTGAATTCGAACCGGATGATCAAATTACGGATATGTGCGGTGATTGCAGAATTTGCATTGATGCTTGTCCAACTCAAGCTATCGTAGATGATTATGTTCTTGATTCAAGAAAGTGTATCTCTTATCATACAATCGAAAACAGTGGAGAGATACCTTTAGAGCTGACGGGGAAATTTGAAAATTATGTTTTCGGTTGTGATATATGCCAGGAAGTCTGCCCATGGAATTTGAAGTTACAAATAGAAACTAATGAGATTGAATTTGCATCTAATACAATTGAGTTTATTGAAAAAGATGAACTGAAAATCCTTGATGAAAAAAACTTTAAAGAAAAATTTAAAGGCAAGCCTGTATTAAGAGCAGGATTAAAAAATCTAAAAAGAAATTTTGAATTCATAAATCAAATGAAAGAAAGGAGTAAAGTATGA
- a CDS encoding DUF362 domain-containing protein, with the protein MSKSKVAVLRTSPKTVLEDYQKLLELAEVEKYLDKSATTILKDNISWHYPFPAANTTPWQLEGSILGLRRFGYNDLVCVQNKTVVTDAFKGEDLNKYKPIFKKYNIPVLFNFRDEDMKWIKYEPKAKMLVLDHIYPEGIRIPDYFIGKNIVHLPTVKCHIYTTTTGAMKNAFGGLLNTKRHYTHSWIHKTLVDLLQIQKEIHTGIFAVMDGTTAGNGPGPRTMIPVVKNVILASGDQVAIDAVAAKMMGFDPMSIEYIRVADELGLGIGRPQDIEIVGDDVSNENWNFFVGDNGASMVGDLLWFGPLKSIQNFFFRTPLVHLFIFGSEFYHDYYRWPFKDKKVFKRWLNETEWGKLFQQYESIK; encoded by the coding sequence ATGAGTAAATCAAAAGTTGCTGTCCTCAGGACAAGTCCAAAAACTGTACTTGAAGATTATCAAAAATTACTTGAACTAGCAGAAGTTGAAAAATATCTGGATAAATCCGCGACAACCATATTGAAAGACAACATATCCTGGCATTATCCATTCCCTGCAGCAAACACAACTCCCTGGCAATTGGAAGGGTCAATTCTTGGATTAAGAAGATTCGGTTATAACGATTTAGTTTGTGTGCAAAATAAAACTGTAGTGACAGATGCTTTCAAAGGCGAAGATTTGAACAAATACAAACCAATCTTTAAAAAATATAATATTCCGGTTCTATTCAACTTCCGTGATGAAGATATGAAATGGATTAAGTACGAGCCTAAAGCAAAGATGCTTGTACTTGATCACATTTATCCTGAAGGAATTCGTATTCCTGATTATTTCATTGGAAAAAATATAGTTCATCTTCCAACTGTTAAATGTCATATTTACACGACAACAACCGGTGCAATGAAAAATGCTTTCGGTGGTTTATTGAATACAAAAAGACATTACACACATTCCTGGATACATAAAACACTTGTTGACTTGCTTCAAATTCAAAAGGAAATTCATACTGGAATTTTTGCTGTAATGGATGGAACAACTGCAGGTAATGGTCCAGGACCACGAACAATGATTCCAGTTGTAAAGAATGTGATATTGGCAAGCGGAGATCAAGTTGCAATTGATGCAGTTGCAGCAAAGATGATGGGCTTTGACCCGATGAGCATTGAATATATTCGTGTAGCTGATGAGTTGGGACTTGGAATAGGCCGCCCGCAAGACATTGAAATTGTGGGTGACGATGTTTCTAATGAAAATTGGAATTTCTTTGTTGGTGATAATGGTGCAAGTATGGTTGGAGATTTATTGTGGTTTGGTCCATTAAAGTCAATTCAAAATTTCTTCTTTAGAACTCCACTTGTTCATTTATTCATTTTTGGTTCAGAATTTTATCATGACTATTACCGATGGCCATTTAAGGATAAAAAAGTATTTAAGCGATGGTTAAACGAAACTGAGTGGGGTAAGCTCTTTCAGCAATATGAATCAATTAAATAA
- a CDS encoding DUF5010 domain-containing protein, translating into MNFKFPSKAFKLFLIVLSFLNFQFSFAQVKKKPSKETLVYIRVEISTSSDWTILRWENFAQIKTMRVFAVEGKNPEFQVFYDKIKLAQKILNQDQSSKILVDYLIKTDKDEKWSYSLLRGELGETNVKILVKKDFQFEQIHAFNHTQKILEDLSENKITNQVIFNFDSNYVYLPEKVQTVKIPKLVLAFYYLWYTKDNWKIFPLDDQPLNFYSSDDEKTITNQIKLAKANGIDGFITSWDGPNSYSDQNFKKLLKLCNKLNFKTAIYYETLTEKGPRDDEEIYNHLKYLIQTYGSDKSFINILGKPLIVIWASNEMDIARWRKIISSLKKENLEATFIGMGYDISNLEIFDGIHQYGIVLIDDLQKEYQQVSEIVKNYHLFGMGRKIWAATVQPGYDERRIPKRKGIFKERNSGKYFEETFKTAINSNPDLIFITSWNEWWEHTYIEPSKKYKNRYLNLTRKYSNLWKSKK; encoded by the coding sequence ATGAATTTTAAGTTCCCTTCAAAAGCCTTTAAACTTTTCCTTATTGTTTTATCTTTTCTGAATTTTCAATTTTCGTTTGCTCAAGTAAAAAAGAAGCCATCAAAAGAAACTCTTGTCTACATTAGAGTTGAAATTTCAACATCTTCAGATTGGACAATTCTCAGGTGGGAAAATTTTGCACAAATAAAAACAATGAGGGTTTTTGCTGTCGAGGGGAAAAATCCAGAGTTCCAGGTTTTTTATGATAAAATCAAACTCGCTCAGAAAATTCTTAATCAAGATCAATCTTCAAAAATTTTAGTGGATTATCTAATCAAAACTGATAAAGATGAAAAATGGAGCTATTCTCTTTTGCGCGGAGAACTCGGTGAAACGAATGTGAAAATTCTGGTAAAAAAAGATTTTCAGTTTGAACAAATTCACGCTTTCAATCATACTCAAAAAATTCTTGAAGATTTAAGTGAAAACAAAATAACCAATCAAGTTATCTTCAATTTTGACTCAAATTATGTATATCTTCCTGAAAAAGTTCAGACTGTTAAAATTCCTAAATTAGTTCTTGCCTTTTATTATCTATGGTATACAAAGGATAATTGGAAGATTTTTCCTCTGGATGATCAACCATTAAACTTTTATTCCTCCGATGATGAAAAGACAATTACAAATCAGATCAAACTTGCAAAGGCAAACGGGATTGATGGATTTATTACATCCTGGGATGGCCCAAATTCATATTCAGATCAGAACTTTAAGAAGTTATTAAAACTCTGCAATAAACTTAATTTCAAAACAGCTATTTATTATGAAACATTAACCGAAAAAGGACCAAGAGATGATGAAGAAATTTATAATCATTTAAAATATTTAATTCAGACTTATGGCAGTGATAAATCTTTCATCAACATTTTGGGAAAGCCATTGATTGTAATTTGGGCATCGAATGAAATGGATATAGCGCGGTGGAGAAAAATTATTTCTTCTCTCAAGAAAGAAAATCTTGAAGCAACTTTTATTGGGATGGGTTACGATATTTCAAACCTTGAAATTTTCGATGGCATTCATCAATACGGAATTGTTTTGATAGATGATCTGCAAAAGGAATATCAACAAGTATCGGAAATTGTCAAGAACTATCATCTCTTCGGTATGGGCAGAAAAATATGGGCAGCAACAGTTCAGCCCGGTTATGACGAAAGAAGAATTCCAAAAAGAAAAGGAATTTTTAAAGAACGAAACTCAGGTAAATATTTTGAAGAAACTTTCAAAACAGCAATTAACTCCAATCCAGATTTGATTTTCATAACCTCCTGGAACGAATGGTGGGAACACACTTACATTGAACCTTCAAAAAAATATAAAAATCGTTATTTAAATTTAACAAGGAAATACTCAAATCTCTGGAAAAGTAAAAAGTAG